GAACCTTGGACGTCGCCGCCGACATTAAAAGAAAATCCCACCTCATTGCTGGGTGGGTGGTTTGCCTCGAAGGAACACGCCGCAAAACGTTTCAAGGTGGACGTACAGCTCGCGGCCTAGGTCCCTTTCTACCATCTCTCGTAGGTCAACGTAGGGACCTTGCCAGTCGCCGCCGTTGGTCGAGAAGTAATGGCCGTCATGGCGTAACTCGACTTCGAGTGCCCAGAGTACCTGGGTGCGAGGATAGTCACTCATCCGCTAATGCCCTCAGTATTCGCTCAACGTACATTTCGATACGGAGTTTAAGTCGCTCGTTCTTGGTTGCTGCGTGGAGCGCCATGAGGTCTGGAAGCAAGTCGTGTAGAACCTGCTCCATTAGAGCGCAGTTGCCCATTGCAAGCTCCTTGATGAGTTTAGCCCCGCCCGCTGGTGGAGCACTGCGTCGACTTGAACGACGTACAGGGGCGATCTCGGACGGTCCCCCAACAAAGGAATAGCGCTCGCCTGCGCATGATCCGTTGCTGGCCTAGGCGGGAGGAGCGGGGCTAACCGGTGAACTTCTGACCCTATTATATCGCCCAAAGAAAAAGGCCCCGTCAAAGCGGAGCCGAAGCAACTATCGATCGCGCCGGCCGCGGCTGTTGTCGCGCCGTTGCTGCGGAGGCGGGTCTTCTTGGCCGTCCCGCGGCGGCCGAAGAACAATCTTGCCGTCGATCGGCAACGCCTGAAGGACAACGTTCAGGCCCTTCCTGTCTTGATGCTCGAACGCGGCACCGATGCACAGCCAGAAGTCGTCCTGGCCTTCGCGCTTGGATACCGTGTAGGCCTGATACGTCGGCTGTTGATTAGCCATTGCGATCTCCTTCTGGGTTTCAATACTCCGACGAAAACATGAGCGTCAGCACGCGCGTAGTTTTGGTTGGATCGGCGGGGTCTTCCGAGCCCGCCTCCATAGTCTCATCGTAGTAGTCGATCTTCCAAAAGATCGTTTCATCGCCGACTTCGATGCTGCCGAAATCGTGCTGACCATGCGGGTCGTTTTCCCGATCAAACTCGGAAAACTGTTGAACCGCTAGGACTGCTCTTGCCTGCAGATCAATCGGCAGCGCTGCGACGCCCGCGGTCATGACAACCCGACCACCAAGGAAGGTGGATCGGAAGAAGTCATTGAGGACACGAATGCGCCGCGACTGATCACTCGCTTCTGCGGTGCTCATGGTGGGGCTCCTCCATCTTCGTTGTCGTCGACGTCTTCAGAGTCATGCGGCGAGCAGGAAGTCCCGCAGGTCGGACAACGATCGTCACAGGTAGCCGACCACACGTCTTGCCATCGCGTCCCGCAGGGGCAGCGATAGAAGTTCCGAAAGAGGGCCATGGCGACCTCAGCTAAGCTTGTGCGAAGTGCTGGTCGTCGGTTCGCCAATCCGCACATGCGCGCGGATGAGCGCAATCAATTCGTCGAACGATGAGATAGCGCTGTCGACCACTTCGATGTCGACAAGTTCGGGCTCTTCAGGATCAACCGATGTTGCCGTGATCGAGGCGAAGACTCTGCCGTCGGCAGTCTGCGACAGTGACAATCTGACGAATTCGGGGGCGGGGAAGAGAGGCGTAGCCGCATGCAAGCGGCTCGTGATGTCAAGCATCTGGTTGCTCCGTGTTGCGACCGGCGCCCGGAAATCAGGCGGCGGTAGCAGCGCGGGGCTCTAATTGAATCGTACCCCACCAGCGCAGGACCGCAACCGCTCGCCGTTGACAGAGCGACACGACTCTGCGAAGAAAATGTCCAGTAAGCCATTGAAAATACGGAATAAAATGGACTTAGACGAGGGGGGATGCGGCTAACTCCAAAGAGGCACAGGAGAATTTTTGGGACTGCAGGAAATTCGAGAATCTTAGCGAGGAGTAACAGATGGACGGCGTTTCGTTCGCGCTCTTGATTGGTGTGGTGTTGGTTGCCGCCTTCCTCATCTGCGGCCTCCTTATCGACAACCAAAATCTGAGAAACCGGCGGTCTTGGGAAGAACGCGACCGAAAACTCAAGATTAAAAGGCTGCGCGAAGAAAACGAGATTATCGCGCTGGAGCAGCACAAGAAATTCCTTGAGGAAATCAGGCCGCTCAAAACGGAGGCGAAGGGCGCAAGCCTGCTCAAAATTCGCGATGAACAAACCGTCGACGCGCTCCTGGCACGCGACGCACTCTCAAAGACCATTGAAATGCTTCGCGGCGCTCCACGCCTGATAGACGGCAACCCGCTCGCATCGTCCGTAAGCGCTTTGGTGGAAGAGATTGAAAATCGGCGCGCCGACGGCGCCGAAACCACTGAGCTCGAAGAGATCGTGCGGCAGCTGCGCACAATTCCGGCAGGACGGTCATGACGGGTGGCCAGATCGCTTTCGCATTCGTCGTTGCCGTCATCGTCGTTCTGGTGATGCTCTATTGGGACGAGCGGTCCAAGCCTGCGCCTGCCGATCCTGAAGCGGATGAACTCCTTGCAGAAATCGCCGCCCTGCAGAGCGCGGCGGATGACGCGGATCGCTTTGCAGCCGCTCTTCGACGGGAGCATGCCGAGCTCACGGGTCCGCGAGACACGCTGCGGCATGCAATAGCGGTCGTTAATGCGGCGCGTACGGGCTGGCACTCGATGCAGTCGCAGCAAACCAATAACTTGCGCTTGCAGCAGGAAGTGCTGGTGGCTGCGCACGACCGCGATTCGAGATGGATCGATGCATTCCTGATGGCGCAGGCCCGCTCGGAGATTGTGGGAGGAGGGAAGGAACGGAAGGACTTGGCGGGCGAACTCCAAGGCAACCTTCGCGCGCTGATCGAAGAGAAAAAGGCAGATGGGGCAGAAACCCGAACGCTCGAAGAGCTGCTGCGGGCACTGGATGCCTACACGATAGAGACCAACGCGAGAGGCTCCCATGAACGCGTATGAACGCCGGCAACGCTACTTGAGAGGCCTCAAGAACGAGGTCCACCGACAAAAGAAGCGATGCCGAGAGGCGCTATGGCGAGCGCGAAAGTCAGCTTGCGAAATACGCTACCTGCAAAATGCCTATGATGAGCAGTATGTCGAGCTCATAGCTGTCTTGACCTCCCTTGAAGGTTCAATCCGAGAGGGGAGTGCGGAGAGCATCCTCGTGGCCCACCACGGGAAGGGAGCGGGCCAGGTGCTCCGCGGGGCTTCGTCAGAGCGTGCTCGTATGTGCCAGCTAAATATTCAGCGCGTGGACGTCTGGCTCGCTGAATTTGGACGCGCGGTCGATGATATCGATCAACCGGCTATTCGAGCGGCGGTTGCCCCTCTCTCGACGGAGCTGAGGAACATACCAATATGAAGAGTCCGGCCAGCCGCATCGCTCAAGCGCAAGAACGACTTTGGACGCGGTTTCCGCAGCTCCGGCCCAGCCCGCGGTCCACGGTAAACGAGCCTCGGCTCGTGCTCGGCCGGGACGGCGCTCAGATGCCCTTTGGGCTCGATGTCCGTGCGCTCTCTGGCCACGTCGGAATTGTCGGCGGCATTGGTGGCGGCAAGAGCAACGCCATGCGCCACATCGGATGGCAGCACATGGAAACCGACGGTGCACTAATCCAAATCGATCCGCACGGTACCCATGAGGATTCACTACATCGAACGACGATCCGGCGGGCAGTCGATACTGGACTGTATAAGCGCCAGCGGGTCTGCA
The genomic region above belongs to Bradyrhizobium sediminis and contains:
- a CDS encoding DUF3768 domain-containing protein — translated: MSTAEASDQSRRIRVLNDFFRSTFLGGRVVMTAGVAALPIDLQARAVLAVQQFSEFDRENDPHGQHDFGSIEVGDETIFWKIDYYDETMEAGSEDPADPTKTTRVLTLMFSSEY